One window of Campylobacter avium LMG 24591 genomic DNA carries:
- a CDS encoding S24 family peptidase, with protein MFSSCASIFSGSEQEVNLSAANGDNVVVRIGDAKHTLPARVKLKRRGENIQILESDNPAYQSSNVNSASLDVMGVNPIYWTNLIGFVFFLVPGFVGTLVDVSTGAAYQYSNEHLVVPVYKK; from the coding sequence ATGTTTTCATCTTGTGCTAGTATTTTTAGTGGAAGCGAGCAAGAGGTAAATTTAAGTGCTGCAAACGGCGATAATGTTGTGGTTAGAATAGGCGATGCAAAACATACGCTTCCAGCTAGAGTAAAGCTAAAAAGACGTGGAGAAAACATACAAATTTTAGAAAGCGACAACCCCGCCTATCAAAGCTCAAATGTAAATTCAGCCTCACTAGATGTTATGGGGGTCAATCCTATTTATTGGACTAATTTAATTGGCTTTGTATTCTTTTTAGTTCCCGGTTTTGTAGGAACATTAGTAGATGTTTCAACAGGCGCAGCTTATCAGTATAGCAACGAACATTTAGTAGTCCCCGTATATAAAAAATAG
- the rimP gene encoding ribosome maturation factor RimP produces MDIKALCEEAGLEFYDDELVSENGRKIYRVYIMKDGGVSLQDCANFSELLSPILDVEPPTDGEYSLEVSSVGLERTLKKIEHFQKSIGELVKISTKAKESIEAKLLAVDGDLISLETQEGVLKLEFSEIKKARTFILWDK; encoded by the coding sequence ATGGATATTAAGGCACTGTGCGAGGAAGCTGGACTAGAATTTTACGATGATGAGCTAGTAAGCGAAAATGGCAGGAAAATTTACAGAGTATATATCATGAAAGACGGTGGGGTTAGCTTGCAAGACTGCGCAAATTTCAGCGAACTTTTATCACCCATACTTGATGTTGAACCACCAACTGACGGAGAATACAGCCTAGAAGTCTCATCTGTTGGGCTTGAAAGAACGCTTAAAAAGATAGAGCATTTTCAAAAAAGCATAGGCGAGCTTGTAAAAATCAGCACAAAAGCAAAGGAAAGCATAGAGGCTAAGCTTTTGGCTGTGGATGGCGATTTGATAAGCCTTGAGACGCAAGAGGGTGTTTTAAAGCTAGAATTTAGCGAGATAAAAAAAGCAAGAACCTTTATCCTTTGGGATAAATAA
- the thrB gene encoding homoserine kinase produces the protein MTILTPATSANLGPGFDCLGLSLEFFNKSTIKRSKITSISISGEGAKNIFIKKNNLFVKIFYEYYEKLNGKKDNFSFKFENSIPMSRGLGSSSAVIVSAIASAYHISNYSIDRTSILNEALKYEAHPDNIAPATLGGFVCSIVEDKKVFSIKKEIDKDLQAVVVIPSLTINTEKNRSTLAKRVSLEDATFNLAHSSFLTACFLEKKYDLLKLASKDMLHQTRRMKNYEILFEVQKTALENKAILSTLSGSGSTFFNIAYKDEAKYLYNKLKDKFKHFEVKILEFDNKGFEILQNK, from the coding sequence ATGACGATTTTAACTCCTGCTACAAGTGCAAATTTAGGGCCTGGCTTTGACTGTTTGGGACTTAGCCTTGAATTTTTTAACAAAAGCACCATAAAAAGAAGTAAGATTACAAGCATAAGTATAAGCGGCGAAGGTGCGAAAAATATCTTTATCAAAAAAAACAATCTTTTTGTTAAAATTTTTTACGAATACTACGAGAAATTAAACGGCAAAAAGGACAATTTTAGCTTCAAATTTGAAAACAGTATCCCTATGTCAAGGGGGCTTGGCAGCTCATCAGCTGTAATTGTCTCAGCTATTGCTAGTGCGTATCATATAAGCAACTATTCTATAGATAGAACAAGCATACTAAATGAGGCTTTAAAATATGAAGCCCATCCTGATAACATCGCACCTGCAACGCTTGGAGGCTTTGTTTGCTCCATAGTAGAGGATAAAAAAGTTTTTAGCATAAAAAAAGAGATAGACAAAGATTTACAAGCTGTGGTTGTGATACCCTCGCTAACGATTAACACAGAAAAAAACAGAAGCACATTAGCTAAAAGAGTGAGCCTAGAGGACGCTACTTTTAACCTAGCTCACTCATCCTTTTTAACCGCTTGTTTTTTAGAAAAAAAATACGATTTGCTAAAACTTGCAAGCAAGGATATGCTACATCAAACAAGGAGAATGAAAAATTATGAAATTCTTTTTGAGGTGCAAAAAACCGCACTTGAAAATAAAGCTATCCTAAGCACCCTATCAGGCTCTGGCTCGACCTTTTTTAACATAGCGTATAAAGATGAGGCTAAGTATTTATACAACAAGCTTAAAGACAAATTTAAACATTTTGAAGTTAAAATATTAGAATTTGACAACAAGGGCTTTGAAATTTTGCAAAATAAATAG
- a CDS encoding carboxymuconolactone decarboxylase family protein has translation MSTLTPQAKANLEKFFGTSKLAQEDLEFFTNYANFAFDEVFAHSQLEEKERLLLILAALVAIPAKEEFETMLKAALNVKVSPIAIKEVIYQATPYVGMGKVADILSLTNKVFKQRGIKLPLAKQGRTTKENRYEKGLQAQVEIFGEGMRSASDKAANEKKHIIEFLSSNCFGDYYTRGGLELKFRELITFVYLISMGGAEPQVKAHIQGNLNMGNDRAKLIAVVTALIPYIGYPRSLNALSAIDEIS, from the coding sequence ATGAGCACATTGACACCACAAGCAAAGGCAAATTTAGAAAAATTTTTTGGCACAAGTAAGCTAGCTCAAGAGGATTTGGAATTTTTTACAAACTATGCAAATTTCGCCTTTGATGAGGTTTTTGCGCATTCACAGCTAGAGGAAAAAGAAAGGCTTTTGCTAATCCTAGCTGCTCTTGTAGCCATCCCTGCTAAAGAGGAGTTTGAAACTATGCTAAAAGCCGCATTAAATGTGAAAGTAAGCCCTATCGCCATAAAAGAAGTGATTTATCAAGCCACGCCTTATGTGGGTATGGGCAAGGTTGCTGATATACTAAGCCTTACAAACAAGGTATTTAAGCAAAGAGGCATAAAGCTTCCTCTAGCAAAGCAAGGCAGGACTACTAAAGAAAACAGATACGAAAAGGGTTTGCAAGCTCAAGTTGAGATTTTTGGCGAGGGTATGAGAAGTGCTAGTGATAAAGCAGCTAATGAGAAAAAACATATAATAGAGTTTTTAAGTAGCAATTGCTTTGGGGATTATTACACAAGAGGTGGGCTCGAGCTTAAATTTAGAGAGCTTATCACCTTTGTGTATCTTATCTCTATGGGCGGAGCAGAACCTCAAGTAAAGGCGCACATACAGGGCAATCTCAATATGGGTAATGACAGGGCAAAACTCATAGCTGTAGTAACTGCACTAATTCCATACATTGGCTATCCAAGAAGCCTAAATGCTTTAAGTGCCATTGATGAGATAAGTTAA
- the infB gene encoding translation initiation factor IF-2 → MAKVRIHEIAKESGFESKEILAKALELGINVKTASSSVDEDVAAAIYEYLQTNIIPQGFAKKEEKKEVEKKQSKQKVENKAKKEEKQVQEEPKKEQEVEQVQAPQQATQTVSNTLRRGLVIVKKKKDTVVKNEEVVSNKTTKNIDLKDMFSNAQDDSFKKVKKKDKKPNTPQSKKENAQKMDLLSNQNFAEISLEDEDVVVLPEFSTKTEQAPQVLTQKQPSLLRQSFSKFTETSIQRRARKKPPKKPEKKENAEIKSVEIPKEIRVYEFADKLNKNVSEIISKLFMLGMMTTKNDFLDEDAIEILASEFGIEVNIIDEADEFDYLKNYDAKEDNEEDLSPRAPVITIMGHVDHGKTSLLDYIRNSRVVNAEAGGITQHVGAYMVEKNKRKITFIDTPGHEAFTAMRARGAGITDIVIIVVAADDGVKPQTKEAINHAKAANVPIIIAINKIDKEGANVDMVKTQLSELDIVPTEWGGSYEFVQVSAKKGTGVDDLLELVLLQADILELKANSKAKAKASIIESSLQKGRGPVATVIVQNGTLKIGNTVVAGVAYGKVRALNDDRGNALKEIKPGECGVIVGLSEIAQAGETLIAVQSDKEAREYAAKRYEYNRQKELSKSTKVSIDELSTKIKEGNLKSLPVILKADVQGSLEAIKSSLEKLVNDEIKVNIIHSGIGGISQSDIELASASENSVVLGFNVRPTGEIKEKAKDKGIEIKTYNVIYNLIDDVKALLSGMMSPIISEEQLGQAEIRQVISVPKIGLIAGCMVSEGVINRGAKIRLIRDGVVLFEGSVSSLKRFKDDVKEVAKGFECGVGIEGCTDMKVGDYIESYKEISQMASI, encoded by the coding sequence ATGGCGAAAGTAAGAATTCACGAAATTGCTAAAGAAAGCGGTTTTGAAAGCAAGGAAATTTTAGCCAAGGCACTTGAGCTAGGTATAAATGTCAAAACGGCCTCATCCTCGGTTGATGAAGATGTTGCAGCGGCTATATATGAATATTTGCAGACAAATATAATACCGCAAGGCTTTGCTAAAAAAGAGGAAAAGAAAGAAGTAGAGAAAAAACAAAGCAAGCAAAAGGTAGAAAACAAAGCCAAAAAAGAAGAAAAGCAAGTACAAGAAGAACCTAAAAAAGAACAAGAAGTAGAACAAGTCCAAGCACCACAACAAGCGACGCAAACTGTCAGCAACACCTTAAGACGCGGCCTTGTGATAGTAAAAAAGAAAAAAGATACCGTGGTGAAAAACGAAGAGGTTGTTTCAAACAAAACAACAAAAAACATAGATTTAAAAGATATGTTTTCAAACGCCCAAGATGACAGCTTTAAAAAGGTTAAAAAGAAAGACAAAAAGCCAAATACTCCCCAAAGCAAAAAAGAAAATGCACAAAAAATGGACTTGCTGTCCAATCAAAATTTCGCAGAAATCAGCCTAGAGGATGAAGATGTAGTTGTGCTGCCTGAATTTAGCACAAAAACAGAGCAAGCGCCTCAAGTTCTAACCCAAAAACAACCAAGCCTACTAAGACAGTCTTTTAGTAAATTCACAGAAACATCCATACAAAGAAGAGCCAGAAAAAAACCACCTAAAAAGCCTGAAAAAAAGGAAAATGCCGAGATTAAAAGCGTAGAAATTCCAAAAGAAATTCGCGTTTATGAATTTGCAGATAAGCTCAATAAAAATGTAAGCGAAATCATATCAAAACTATTTATGCTTGGCATGATGACTACTAAAAATGATTTTTTAGATGAGGATGCCATTGAAATTTTAGCCTCAGAATTTGGAATAGAGGTAAATATCATAGACGAAGCAGATGAGTTTGATTATCTTAAAAATTACGACGCAAAAGAGGATAATGAAGAGGATTTAAGCCCTAGAGCACCTGTTATAACTATAATGGGACATGTTGATCATGGAAAAACCTCTTTACTTGATTATATAAGAAATTCACGCGTTGTAAATGCTGAGGCAGGAGGCATAACTCAGCATGTTGGCGCTTATATGGTGGAAAAAAACAAAAGAAAGATAACCTTCATAGACACCCCAGGCCATGAGGCTTTTACGGCTATGAGGGCAAGGGGTGCTGGTATCACTGATATTGTTATCATAGTGGTTGCAGCAGATGATGGAGTAAAACCTCAAACAAAAGAAGCCATTAATCACGCAAAGGCTGCAAATGTACCTATCATCATAGCTATAAACAAGATAGACAAAGAAGGTGCTAATGTAGATATGGTAAAAACCCAACTATCAGAGCTTGATATAGTGCCAACAGAATGGGGCGGCTCTTATGAATTTGTGCAAGTATCTGCTAAAAAGGGCACCGGGGTTGATGATTTGCTAGAACTTGTTTTGCTGCAAGCTGATATATTAGAACTTAAGGCAAATTCTAAGGCTAAAGCTAAGGCTAGCATCATAGAAAGCTCTTTACAAAAGGGCAGAGGCCCGGTAGCCACAGTAATAGTGCAAAATGGAACCTTAAAGATTGGAAACACCGTTGTAGCAGGCGTTGCGTATGGTAAAGTAAGAGCCTTAAACGATGATAGAGGCAATGCCTTAAAAGAAATTAAACCCGGAGAATGTGGCGTTATAGTAGGCCTTAGCGAGATAGCTCAAGCAGGAGAAACCCTAATAGCCGTTCAAAGCGACAAGGAAGCTAGAGAATACGCCGCTAAAAGATATGAGTATAACCGCCAAAAAGAGCTTAGTAAATCAACTAAGGTAAGCATTGATGAACTTAGCACAAAGATAAAAGAGGGGAATTTAAAATCCCTGCCTGTGATATTAAAAGCTGATGTGCAGGGCTCTTTAGAGGCCATTAAAAGTAGTTTAGAAAAGCTTGTAAATGATGAAATAAAAGTAAATATCATACACAGCGGTATAGGCGGAATTTCACAAAGTGATATAGAGCTTGCAAGTGCTAGCGAAAATTCCGTGGTCTTAGGCTTTAATGTGCGTCCAACAGGGGAGATAAAGGAAAAGGCCAAAGATAAGGGCATTGAGATAAAAACTTACAATGTTATTTATAATTTAATAGACGATGTAAAGGCACTTTTAAGCGGCATGATGAGCCCTATTATAAGCGAAGAGCAGCTAGGTCAAGCAGAGATTAGACAAGTGATTTCCGTGCCAAAAATAGGACTTATAGCCGGTTGCATGGTAAGCGAGGGCGTTATAAACAGAGGCGCTAAGATAAGGCTTATCAGAGATGGGGTTGTGCTTTTTGAAGGAAGCGTTAGTTCTTTAAAGAGATTTAAAGATGATGTGAAAGAGGTCGCAAAGGGCTTTGAATGCGGCGTTGGTATTGAGGGCTGCACTGATATGAAGGTAGGAGATTACATAGAAAGCTACAAAGAAATTTCGCAAATGGCTAGTATATGA
- a CDS encoding glycoprotease — protein sequence MIGLYDNDVLLKQIKNEDKLSEALPVMLDEILKQYKLSRLVYANGPGSYMGIKISYLSLKTLSIVFDIPLFAISAFELNENAPIKANKDLSFVMENGKISLQKLPCGEFFLPADLKALNLKEDNLPFYFLDAV from the coding sequence ATGATAGGGCTTTATGATAATGATGTCTTACTTAAGCAAATAAAAAACGAGGACAAGCTTAGCGAGGCCTTGCCTGTAATGCTTGATGAGATATTAAAGCAGTATAAATTATCTAGGCTTGTGTATGCTAATGGGCCAGGTTCTTATATGGGCATAAAGATAAGCTATTTAAGCCTTAAAACCTTAAGCATAGTTTTTGATATACCGCTTTTTGCCATAAGTGCCTTTGAGCTAAATGAAAACGCTCCGATTAAAGCAAACAAGGACTTGTCTTTTGTTATGGAAAATGGTAAAATTTCGCTTCAAAAGCTTCCTTGCGGTGAATTTTTCTTGCCTGCTGATTTAAAGGCTTTAAATCTTAAGGAAGACAATCTACCTTTTTATTTTTTAGATGCTGTTTAG
- the lpxC gene encoding UDP-3-O-acyl-N-acetylglucosamine deacetylase codes for MKQLSIAKPVRGVGIGLHKGEPIEILLEPLEANSGIVFFRSDLNLSYKAQANNVIDTKMATVIGDDKGFVSTIEHLMSAINAYGIDNIRIVLNANEAPIMDGSSISFCMMLDEAGIKELDAPKQIMVIKKAVEVRDGDRFVRLLPTKIPRINYTIKFDNPIIGEQNYNFEFSKKNYIEQIARARTFGFLKDANALRAMNLGLGASLENAIILDDNKILNPEGLRFKDEFVRHKILDAIGDLTLLGYRVFGDYISYAGSHHLNHLLTKEVLKDSSAYEIVSVEKGYEEAYEGVFA; via the coding sequence ATGAAACAATTAAGCATAGCAAAACCTGTTAGAGGCGTTGGCATAGGTTTGCATAAGGGCGAGCCTATAGAAATTTTATTAGAGCCACTAGAAGCAAATAGCGGGATAGTATTTTTTAGAAGCGATTTAAATTTAAGCTACAAGGCACAAGCAAATAATGTCATTGACACAAAAATGGCTACTGTGATTGGAGATGATAAGGGCTTTGTATCTACGATAGAACACTTAATGAGTGCTATAAATGCTTACGGTATAGATAATATACGCATAGTTTTAAATGCAAACGAAGCTCCTATAATGGACGGAAGCAGTATAAGCTTTTGCATGATGCTTGATGAAGCCGGCATAAAGGAACTTGACGCGCCAAAGCAAATCATGGTCATTAAAAAGGCTGTGGAAGTAAGGGATGGCGACAGGTTTGTAAGATTGCTTCCAACTAAAATACCTAGGATAAATTACACCATAAAATTTGATAATCCTATCATAGGGGAGCAAAATTATAATTTTGAATTTAGTAAGAAAAATTATATAGAGCAAATAGCCAGGGCTAGAACCTTTGGTTTTTTAAAGGACGCAAACGCTTTAAGAGCCATGAATTTAGGGCTTGGTGCTAGCTTAGAAAATGCCATAATTTTAGATGATAACAAAATTTTAAACCCAGAAGGCTTGCGTTTTAAGGATGAGTTCGTAAGGCATAAAATTTTAGACGCTATAGGAGATCTAACCTTGCTAGGATACAGAGTTTTTGGGGATTATATATCTTATGCTGGAAGCCACCACTTAAATCACCTGCTTACAAAAGAAGTCTTAAAAGATAGCAGTGCTTATGAAATAGTAAGTGTAGAAAAAGGATATGAAGAAGCTTATGAAGGAGTTTTCGCATAA
- the rbfA gene encoding 30S ribosome-binding factor RbfA — translation MKDIKTLRTQSLLKELIPNALASLDDENLKNLCVVDVECKKGRYDAFVFLDKMHFNEAEQEQILNKLKKASKLVQNYCMTEQGWFKAPNLHFKFDDRLEYQNRMDELFEKIRKERDGY, via the coding sequence ATGAAAGACATCAAAACCTTAAGAACCCAAAGCCTTTTAAAAGAGCTTATACCCAATGCTTTGGCTTCTTTAGATGATGAGAATTTAAAAAATCTTTGCGTTGTGGATGTAGAGTGCAAAAAGGGCAGATACGATGCCTTTGTCTTTCTTGATAAAATGCATTTTAATGAGGCTGAGCAAGAGCAAATTTTAAACAAATTAAAAAAGGCTTCAAAACTCGTGCAAAACTACTGCATGACAGAGCAAGGCTGGTTTAAAGCACCAAATTTGCACTTTAAATTTGATGATAGATTAGAGTATCAAAATCGCATGGATGAACTTTTTGAAAAGATAAGGAAAGAAAGAGATGGATATTAA